In Spirosoma aureum, a single genomic region encodes these proteins:
- a CDS encoding sigma-70 family RNA polymerase sigma factor, whose translation MNTKQLHDEQLVTLFHQGNRASFEEIYKRYWYKLFKIAYHQINVQEDAEELIQDIFMSLWKRRSIIIIKQLDLYLMLAVKNQVYKYMKSKISLQKYREYIIFQDIYQNHPTDDFVSFHELMDATEAALGRLPEKSADVFRRSRFHNQSVREIAEDLNLSEKAVEYHITKSLKFLRENLSHYQSDN comes from the coding sequence ATGAATACGAAACAGCTACATGACGAGCAGTTGGTAACGCTTTTTCATCAGGGCAATAGGGCGAGCTTTGAGGAGATCTATAAGCGCTACTGGTACAAGCTGTTTAAAATAGCTTATCACCAAATCAATGTGCAGGAAGATGCCGAAGAATTGATTCAGGACATTTTCATGAGTCTCTGGAAACGGCGGTCAATAATCATTATCAAGCAACTGGATCTTTATTTGATGCTGGCTGTAAAAAATCAAGTATATAAATATATGAAATCTAAGATTAGTTTACAAAAATACAGAGAATATATTATTTTTCAGGATATCTATCAGAACCACCCCACCGATGACTTTGTGAGTTTTCACGAACTCATGGATGCTACCGAAGCCGCCCTCGGTCGATTACCCGAAAAAAGCGCCGACGTGTTTCGTCGAAGTCGTTTCCATAACCAATCGGTTAGAGAAATCGCCGAAGATCTGAATCTCTCAGAAAAGGCAGTTGAATATCATATTACGAAATCCCTGAAATTTTTGAGAGAGAATTTAAGCCATTATCAGTCTGATAATTAA
- a CDS encoding SusC/RagA family TonB-linked outer membrane protein, which produces MRITLTQLLMCVIGVSVTLAYDTRAQEVLNRTVSLVGDQVELRAVLTQIEKQADVKFVYSTKVNSDQRITINLKNRKLSTVLDEVLIPNLIDYEVISNRILLRKIKSPSRNAPNENKTDAIEKKESATSVKGQVTDEKKQPIVGASIVIKGTTRGTVTNEDGRYSIDVPGDQAILVFSYIGFITQEVKVGNQSDISISLAADTKSLDEVVVVGYGQQSKVSLTNAVGTVKGTELVRRPYSSIQQSLQGQVAGLTVLDQGGSPGRTTSTLRVRGVTTLSNSNEALVIVDGIEQQLTNLNPNDIESISVLKDAASTAIYGSRAANGVIMITTKRAKEGKVTVSYNGFYGLQRSVNNPEMDLPSYMKLEQVAYNNAKIPLPAKFTDVGIQEYLNGNKTNPELYPDVNSWFKTMLGVAPQYNNSLSVSGGSESIRARLSIRQQKQASLLDVPLNYGADLRDIRLNTDFKVSNKINVSTDINYRNSYTVAPVNESEVFNRFIHGTLFATPRYFSTLEGTYPGITGTYGLSAQGVTPRIEAEQDGTSKRIEESIFSSLKADYEIVKGLRFTSQLALRIENLRQKNFTNAYKNVDLVKNVTRNIINNALTDTLKNATEYTWNNYLNYETSLQKHYLKALAGYSTINNVFKGLYAYRQNFYNNDIQALSQGANDGTKNNGGSDAQFGLRSYFGRVNYSFADKYLFEANARYDGSSRFTGANVYSFFPSFSAGWRISEESFMKKAGFVNELKLRVSWGQTGNQSVGLYSYYQSLVASSYGFNGATAISYSPTQLANKNITWETTAQVDFGFDAQLFRGFSVGFDYYNKLTDGILLNLPIPATVGLAAPPQNAGKVENKGFELQLGYRNVGAKNVRYSATLNLSANKNTVVSLAGTGPYISGSDIDPLFIIKEGSPINSLWGYKTDGFFKTDDEAKRYPTITTGRAAGDVKYLDLNNDGKIDANDRTIIGSSFPKLLYSLNGNIGFKNFELSLFFQGAAGVDARLAGALAENGNNEGFVPKLVSTNYWTPDNPNARFPRPLKRDLFNMYTADRLVINGDYLRLKNVQLMYHLPTRIVQKMKLESASVYLSATNLLTFSKLNEWGLDAEAGSGRATYYPQVSVTSFGLNIQF; this is translated from the coding sequence ATGAGAATCACGCTTACTCAGTTGCTGATGTGTGTCATAGGGGTTAGTGTTACGCTGGCATATGATACTCGCGCACAGGAAGTACTGAATCGAACCGTATCGCTTGTCGGTGATCAGGTTGAATTACGCGCGGTTTTGACCCAGATCGAGAAACAGGCCGATGTGAAATTTGTGTACAGTACCAAGGTTAACTCAGACCAACGGATAACGATCAATCTAAAGAACCGAAAACTCTCAACGGTTCTGGATGAAGTGTTGATTCCAAATCTGATTGATTATGAGGTAATCAGTAATCGGATTTTACTAAGGAAAATCAAGTCACCGTCGAGAAATGCTCCCAATGAAAACAAAACCGATGCGATCGAAAAAAAAGAAAGTGCCACAAGTGTGAAAGGGCAGGTCACCGATGAAAAAAAACAACCGATTGTCGGGGCTTCTATCGTTATAAAAGGAACAACCCGTGGCACCGTTACGAATGAAGATGGCCGGTATTCGATTGATGTGCCGGGCGATCAGGCCATTCTGGTCTTTAGCTATATCGGCTTCATCACGCAGGAGGTGAAGGTGGGTAATCAAAGTGATATATCGATTTCGCTGGCGGCAGATACCAAATCGCTCGATGAAGTTGTGGTGGTAGGTTACGGCCAGCAATCGAAAGTGAGCCTGACTAATGCGGTAGGGACCGTTAAAGGTACCGAACTCGTTAGGCGACCATATTCCAGTATCCAGCAGTCTTTACAGGGGCAGGTGGCCGGTCTGACCGTACTTGACCAGGGTGGCAGTCCGGGCCGCACTACCAGCACCCTGCGTGTGCGGGGTGTTACAACCCTGAGCAACAGCAACGAAGCCCTCGTGATTGTGGATGGCATTGAGCAGCAATTGACCAACCTTAATCCCAACGATATCGAATCTATTTCTGTACTGAAAGATGCAGCATCAACCGCCATCTATGGGTCAAGGGCAGCTAACGGCGTGATTATGATTACGACTAAACGGGCAAAAGAGGGAAAAGTTACGGTCAGTTATAATGGGTTTTACGGCCTGCAACGGTCGGTCAATAATCCAGAGATGGATTTGCCGAGTTACATGAAATTAGAGCAGGTGGCCTATAACAATGCCAAAATTCCGCTACCTGCTAAATTTACGGATGTGGGTATCCAGGAATACCTGAACGGGAATAAAACCAATCCTGAACTGTATCCCGATGTTAATTCCTGGTTTAAAACCATGCTAGGAGTTGCCCCTCAATACAACAACAGCCTTTCAGTTAGTGGTGGTAGCGAAAGTATTCGTGCCCGATTGAGCATCCGCCAGCAAAAACAGGCTTCCCTTCTGGATGTGCCGTTGAACTATGGTGCCGATTTGCGTGACATTCGACTGAATACCGACTTCAAGGTGTCAAATAAAATAAACGTATCGACCGATATTAATTACCGGAACAGCTACACAGTTGCACCAGTCAATGAAAGCGAAGTATTTAACCGCTTCATCCATGGCACCCTGTTTGCCACGCCCCGGTATTTTAGTACGCTGGAGGGAACGTATCCGGGCATTACCGGAACCTACGGATTGAGCGCACAAGGCGTTACGCCCCGCATAGAGGCCGAGCAGGACGGTACCTCGAAACGCATAGAGGAAAGCATATTTTCGAGCCTTAAGGCCGATTATGAAATCGTAAAAGGACTTCGATTTACTTCCCAACTGGCGTTACGGATCGAGAATTTGCGACAAAAGAATTTCACAAATGCCTACAAAAATGTGGATCTGGTCAAAAATGTAACGCGGAACATTATCAATAATGCACTGACCGATACACTCAAAAACGCCACCGAATATACCTGGAATAATTACCTGAATTACGAGACAAGTCTGCAAAAGCACTACCTGAAAGCCCTGGCTGGTTATTCGACCATCAACAATGTGTTTAAGGGATTGTATGCCTATCGTCAGAATTTCTACAACAACGACATTCAGGCGCTAAGTCAGGGGGCTAATGATGGCACCAAAAACAACGGCGGTTCGGATGCGCAGTTTGGCCTGCGCTCATACTTTGGCCGTGTCAACTATTCCTTTGCCGACAAGTATTTGTTTGAAGCCAACGCTCGCTACGATGGGTCATCGCGGTTTACAGGTGCGAATGTGTATAGCTTTTTTCCCTCGTTTTCGGCAGGTTGGCGCATTTCAGAAGAGTCGTTCATGAAGAAAGCAGGCTTTGTCAATGAATTGAAACTACGGGTTTCGTGGGGACAAACCGGCAACCAGTCGGTTGGTTTATATAGCTACTATCAGTCGCTGGTAGCTTCGTCCTATGGCTTCAATGGGGCTACCGCTATTTCATATTCGCCGACCCAATTGGCTAACAAAAATATAACTTGGGAAACTACGGCTCAGGTTGACTTCGGTTTCGACGCCCAGCTTTTCAGAGGGTTTAGCGTTGGGTTCGACTACTATAATAAGCTAACCGATGGCATTTTGCTGAACTTGCCTATTCCGGCAACTGTTGGTTTGGCCGCACCCCCTCAAAACGCAGGTAAGGTTGAAAACAAAGGTTTCGAATTACAACTCGGCTATCGGAATGTAGGTGCGAAAAACGTCCGGTATAGCGCAACACTTAACCTCTCGGCCAATAAAAACACGGTAGTCAGTCTGGCCGGAACGGGTCCCTACATTTCCGGTAGTGATATTGATCCGCTGTTTATCATAAAAGAAGGTTCTCCCATTAATTCGCTCTGGGGCTATAAAACCGATGGTTTTTTCAAAACCGACGACGAAGCCAAAAGGTACCCAACCATCACTACGGGCCGGGCGGCTGGTGATGTGAAATACCTCGATCTGAACAACGATGGGAAAATTGATGCCAACGACCGTACCATTATCGGTAGCTCATTTCCCAAACTACTCTACTCGCTGAATGGGAATATAGGCTTTAAAAACTTCGAGTTATCGTTGTTTTTTCAGGGTGCAGCCGGTGTAGATGCTCGTTTAGCGGGTGCTTTGGCCGAAAATGGCAACAATGAAGGCTTTGTTCCTAAACTAGTAAGTACTAACTACTGGACACCCGACAATCCGAACGCTCGCTTTCCGCGACCTCTGAAAAGGGATTTATTCAACATGTACACCGCTGATCGGCTCGTCATTAATGGTGACTACTTGCGGCTAAAGAACGTACAGTTGATGTATCATCTGCCAACCAGAATAGTCCAGAAAATGAAACTGGAAAGTGCCAGTGTGTATTTGTCGGCAACAAATCTCTTAACCTTTTCCAAACTGAATGAATGGGGACTTGATGCCGAGGCAGGAAGTGGTCGGGCCACGTATTATCCGCAGGTGTCGGTCACGAGTTTTGGACTAAATATTCAGTTTTAA
- a CDS encoding DUF4177 domain-containing protein, with product MKKFEYLTLDVAARGFWSRSVDAQELTNKLNELGAEGWEVVSSVDLNIGQGQSRNVMVILKREIN from the coding sequence ATGAAAAAGTTCGAGTATCTTACGTTAGACGTAGCGGCCAGAGGGTTCTGGAGCAGATCGGTTGATGCACAGGAGTTGACCAATAAACTAAATGAACTGGGCGCTGAAGGTTGGGAGGTGGTATCATCCGTCGATCTCAATATAGGTCAGGGCCAATCGCGAAATGTGATGGTGATACTCAAGCGGGAAATCAATTAA
- a CDS encoding RagB/SusD family nutrient uptake outer membrane protein, translated as MNANYIKAGLIAFSMLVLSGCQTDLLVLPPNDRLSTDLFWKTENDAVLAVNAAYSAVLDDGVTLFQRDAFSDIAHVNSFFNADALVEKNSYDASNSVISSQWTTLWAGVRKTNFVLDNVDAIPVTNKTIVNRVKGEAKTLRAYQYIKLTALFGDIPLITKVISIEDGKGLSRTPVSQIWDFIDKELTEAASLLPASYTGTDIGRVTKGAALAMKARANLYAGRYQQAAADAKAVMELGIYTIYPKFADLFGYTAERNPEVILDREYIKDVLPSPVFNQMAPYGQTSALTSNSYVPTKALATMYSMANGKPIIDPTSGFDPKKPYQNRDPRLGFTFYVPGDLLPNGKVFNPLPSSNTPDAVGGTFYATATGFTSRKYVNNADAATPTNSGINIIQLRYAEVLLTYAEAKIEQNQIDQSVLDAINAVRTRGDVKLPAISLPQSQADLRELVRRERAIELAFEGLRLYDLRRWKIGDKVLVGTIEGIDYVDNNAVKTIEVPSFIKSFNATRDYLWPIPTNERILSPNLSQNSGW; from the coding sequence ATGAACGCAAACTATATTAAGGCGGGGCTTATAGCCTTCTCCATGCTGGTGTTGAGTGGATGCCAAACCGATTTGTTAGTACTGCCTCCCAACGACCGCTTATCAACGGATTTGTTCTGGAAAACCGAAAACGATGCCGTACTGGCTGTCAATGCAGCTTATTCGGCAGTGTTAGACGATGGGGTGACCCTGTTTCAGCGCGACGCATTCAGCGATATTGCCCACGTGAATTCGTTCTTTAATGCTGATGCGCTGGTCGAAAAAAACAGCTACGATGCGTCGAATTCGGTTATTTCATCCCAGTGGACAACACTATGGGCCGGAGTCAGGAAAACCAATTTCGTACTGGATAATGTCGATGCCATTCCTGTTACGAACAAGACCATTGTTAACCGCGTAAAAGGTGAAGCCAAAACGCTGAGGGCGTATCAGTATATTAAGTTAACGGCTCTTTTCGGCGATATTCCTCTTATTACGAAAGTGATTTCAATTGAGGACGGGAAAGGGTTATCCCGTACACCCGTAAGCCAGATCTGGGATTTCATCGATAAAGAACTGACTGAAGCGGCTTCGCTTTTGCCTGCCAGCTATACCGGAACTGATATTGGCCGGGTTACGAAAGGGGCGGCTCTGGCCATGAAAGCCCGCGCTAATCTGTATGCTGGTCGATATCAGCAGGCTGCAGCCGATGCCAAAGCTGTGATGGAGCTGGGCATCTACACCATCTATCCGAAATTCGCCGACCTGTTCGGCTATACAGCTGAGCGAAATCCGGAGGTTATTCTGGATCGGGAGTATATTAAAGATGTACTGCCAAGTCCGGTATTTAACCAGATGGCTCCTTATGGGCAAACCTCCGCCCTGACGTCCAATTCTTATGTGCCAACAAAAGCGTTGGCTACGATGTATTCAATGGCAAACGGCAAACCGATTATTGATCCAACCAGCGGCTTTGATCCAAAAAAGCCCTACCAGAACCGGGATCCACGTTTGGGTTTTACGTTTTATGTACCGGGCGATTTGCTGCCTAATGGAAAGGTATTCAATCCATTGCCGTCCAGCAACACGCCTGATGCTGTCGGTGGCACGTTTTATGCAACGGCAACGGGATTTACTTCCCGCAAATATGTAAACAATGCCGATGCGGCTACACCCACTAACAGTGGTATCAATATTATTCAGCTACGTTATGCCGAGGTATTGCTGACGTATGCCGAGGCAAAAATTGAGCAAAACCAAATAGATCAGAGTGTGTTGGATGCTATCAATGCGGTTCGGACTCGGGGCGACGTAAAACTACCAGCTATTTCGCTGCCGCAATCGCAAGCCGATTTGCGTGAACTTGTGCGTCGGGAGCGAGCTATCGAATTAGCGTTTGAAGGGCTACGGCTCTATGATCTCCGACGTTGGAAAATTGGCGATAAGGTTTTAGTTGGTACAATTGAAGGCATCGACTATGTAGATAATAATGCTGTCAAAACCATTGAGGTACCATCATTCATCAAATCGTTTAACGCGACCCGCGATTATTTGTGGCCAATTCCGACGAATGAACGGATTTTATCGCCAAATCTTTCCCAAAATTCAGGTTGGTAA
- a CDS encoding peptidoglycan-binding protein, protein MIKTSYQNELLFSDTLKKGSQGPDVRRIQEWLCLSALRYPQAVLTTAIDGQFGPATERALQNFQAVLKLPKTGIVTSELFARLSAPLSTAFQAKPTVSDTRKAVVQVAKAHLNQRSAEIQTDDGQNLGPWVRGYCDGFDGLPFKWCVGFVQTVLDQVASAHGRNFTSIMPQTLSCDTMALSGKDNGRLLDSALIRKKPDRIRIGDVFILRNPQDNDWFHTGIITAVLGDAIETLEGNTDLKGGSNGTAVFARVRNIQNATIDVFSIEGL, encoded by the coding sequence ATGATCAAAACCTCTTACCAAAACGAACTACTTTTTTCGGATACGCTCAAAAAAGGCAGCCAGGGACCCGATGTCCGGCGAATTCAGGAATGGTTGTGTTTAAGTGCGTTACGTTATCCACAGGCAGTGTTGACAACTGCCATTGATGGCCAGTTTGGGCCGGCTACCGAGCGGGCGTTGCAGAATTTTCAGGCGGTTCTCAAGTTGCCTAAAACGGGGATTGTCACCTCCGAACTATTTGCCCGGCTCAGTGCTCCGTTATCAACGGCTTTTCAGGCAAAACCCACCGTCAGTGATACGCGTAAAGCCGTTGTACAAGTTGCAAAAGCGCACTTAAACCAGCGATCCGCCGAAATTCAGACCGATGATGGGCAAAACCTTGGGCCATGGGTACGTGGTTACTGCGATGGGTTCGATGGGTTGCCGTTCAAATGGTGCGTAGGCTTTGTGCAGACGGTACTCGATCAGGTAGCCTCGGCACACGGCCGCAATTTTACGTCGATTATGCCCCAGACGCTTAGTTGCGATACTATGGCGCTCAGTGGGAAGGATAACGGCCGGTTATTAGATAGTGCATTGATCCGCAAAAAACCAGATCGTATTCGGATTGGTGATGTGTTCATTCTGCGCAATCCGCAGGATAACGACTGGTTTCATACGGGGATCATAACGGCTGTTTTGGGGGATGCGATCGAGACGTTGGAAGGCAATACGGATTTAAAAGGCGGAAGTAATGGCACGGCTGTTTTTGCCCGTGTCCGGAATATTCAGAACGCAACCATCGATGTATTCTCAATTGAGGGCCTGTAG
- a CDS encoding exo-beta-N-acetylmuramidase NamZ family protein encodes MGQRFFKLLAITAFLLIPFNLIAQNLRLGCEQTGEYLPDLLGKKVALVVNHTSIFSNHRHLVDSLLSLGVTITMIFTPEHGYRGVASPLEKVDNSIDARTGLPITSLYGANTKPTTEQLKDVDVVVFDIQDIGVRYFTFSSTMHYIMEACAETDKPLIILDRPNPNGHYVAGPVLNRKFASFVGLNPVPIVYGLTVGELARMINSEGWLASGKPCTLKVVACQNYTHQMPYDLPVPPTPNLPNRKAILMYASLCLFEGTEINFGRGTDTQFQVIGGTSPNYGQYMFTPIDRPGALNPANEGQLCYGLDLRRVNAQKVGFTLKYLIDFYQKAPDKTKFFIRPAAFDKLAGNDFVRIMITDGKSEKAIRAAWKKELNQFKVLREKYLLYP; translated from the coding sequence ATGGGGCAACGATTTTTTAAACTCCTGGCTATTACTGCCTTTTTACTGATACCGTTTAACCTGATAGCACAAAACCTACGATTGGGTTGCGAACAGACGGGTGAGTATCTGCCTGACCTGCTAGGGAAAAAGGTCGCCTTGGTTGTCAATCATACGTCTATATTTAGCAACCATAGACATTTGGTCGATAGCTTATTGAGTTTGGGGGTTACCATCACAATGATCTTCACGCCCGAGCATGGGTATAGAGGTGTTGCCAGCCCGCTCGAAAAAGTCGATAACAGTATTGACGCCAGAACGGGACTGCCCATTACGTCACTCTACGGAGCCAATACAAAGCCCACAACCGAACAACTAAAAGATGTTGATGTCGTCGTTTTCGATATTCAGGATATTGGCGTGCGTTACTTCACTTTTTCCAGCACAATGCACTACATAATGGAAGCCTGCGCCGAAACAGATAAACCGCTCATTATTTTAGATCGCCCAAATCCAAACGGCCATTATGTAGCCGGGCCTGTCCTGAATCGAAAATTTGCTTCATTTGTCGGGTTAAATCCTGTGCCTATCGTATATGGGCTGACGGTAGGCGAGTTGGCCCGAATGATCAATAGCGAAGGCTGGCTCGCCAGTGGTAAACCCTGTACCCTAAAAGTAGTTGCCTGCCAAAATTACACGCATCAGATGCCCTATGATTTACCCGTGCCGCCAACGCCTAATCTGCCTAATAGAAAGGCCATTTTAATGTACGCATCGCTCTGTTTGTTTGAAGGTACTGAAATCAACTTTGGGCGCGGTACTGATACGCAGTTTCAGGTAATTGGCGGTACAAGCCCCAATTATGGCCAGTATATGTTTACACCGATCGACCGGCCGGGAGCTCTTAATCCGGCCAACGAAGGTCAATTATGCTATGGGTTGGACTTGCGACGTGTAAACGCTCAAAAAGTAGGCTTCACGCTGAAATACCTCATTGATTTTTACCAAAAAGCTCCCGACAAAACCAAATTCTTTATCAGACCTGCTGCTTTCGATAAATTGGCAGGTAACGACTTTGTGCGAATCATGATAACTGACGGGAAATCCGAAAAAGCGATCCGGGCTGCCTGGAAAAAGGAATTGAACCAGTTCAAGGTATTGCGAGAAAAGTATCTCTTGTATCCTTAG
- a CDS encoding nucleotide pyrophosphohydrolase, whose amino-acid sequence MTLKDAQITVDDWIKTVGVRYFNELTNMAMLTEEVGEVARIIARRYGEQSEKESDKNKDLGDEMADVLWVLICLANQTGVDLTEAFAKNLAKKNSRDATRHLNNEKLKE is encoded by the coding sequence ATGACTCTTAAAGATGCACAGATAACTGTCGACGACTGGATCAAAACCGTCGGCGTTCGGTATTTTAACGAACTGACCAACATGGCTATGCTGACCGAAGAAGTTGGCGAAGTAGCCCGAATTATTGCCCGGCGCTATGGCGAACAGTCAGAGAAGGAATCGGATAAAAATAAAGACCTGGGCGACGAAATGGCTGATGTACTTTGGGTACTGATCTGCCTGGCCAACCAGACCGGAGTTGACCTGACCGAGGCCTTCGCAAAAAACCTGGCAAAAAAAAACAGCCGCGATGCCACCCGGCATTTGAACAATGAGAAGCTGAAAGAATAA
- a CDS encoding FecR family protein → MTQQEFNELSERYLEGNTSEEEDRYLLAWSQRQLANELPDFTKVERNKVEQRIWRNIDQQIQPKIIWMRAAWLSGMAACLLVGLFWLVPSSSLLLKNGPFAVANKLGRTGIEVKNMTSAEQVVKLEDGTVVLLKQKSSLVYGENFNQGKREVYLTGEAFFYVKRDITKPFIVHSGTLITEVLGTSFRIKPKANAIEVAVATGRVSVYTEKSSHKNERAGVILTPNQQVTFDEASQNIIPGIVEKPIPVASVENMAPQLIFQSTPLQTVLNTLSTLYGIEFVITNPKTKDCHITADLNALSLFIQLELICKSIDATYEKRGTVIFINGEGC, encoded by the coding sequence ATGACACAACAAGAATTTAATGAGTTATCGGAACGCTATCTGGAGGGTAACACCTCTGAGGAAGAGGATCGGTACTTGTTAGCATGGTCGCAGCGACAACTGGCCAATGAGTTACCTGATTTCACCAAAGTTGAGAGAAACAAGGTTGAGCAACGAATATGGCGAAACATTGATCAGCAAATTCAGCCGAAAATTATCTGGATGCGTGCTGCATGGCTGAGTGGGATGGCAGCTTGCCTATTAGTGGGACTTTTCTGGTTAGTGCCATCCTCCTCGCTGCTTCTTAAAAATGGACCGTTTGCGGTAGCAAATAAGCTGGGCCGCACTGGTATTGAAGTGAAGAATATGACCTCGGCAGAACAGGTAGTAAAACTGGAAGATGGAACCGTCGTACTGCTAAAACAAAAAAGCAGCCTTGTTTACGGCGAAAACTTCAATCAGGGTAAACGCGAAGTGTATCTGACCGGCGAAGCTTTTTTTTACGTCAAACGAGATATAACGAAGCCCTTCATTGTGCATTCGGGCACGCTGATTACCGAAGTGCTCGGAACAAGTTTTCGGATAAAACCAAAAGCCAATGCCATTGAGGTCGCTGTGGCAACAGGTCGGGTGTCAGTCTATACCGAAAAATCAAGCCATAAAAATGAACGGGCAGGTGTAATTCTGACACCTAATCAGCAGGTTACGTTTGATGAAGCCTCGCAGAATATTATTCCCGGTATTGTTGAAAAGCCAATACCGGTGGCATCCGTAGAGAACATGGCCCCCCAATTAATTTTCCAGTCGACGCCCTTACAAACTGTATTGAATACGCTTTCGACACTATACGGAATCGAGTTTGTTATTACTAATCCGAAAACAAAAGACTGTCATATTACCGCCGATTTGAATGCCCTATCGCTATTTATTCAATTAGAATTAATCTGCAAATCTATTGATGCCACGTACGAAAAAAGAGGTACGGTTATCTTCATCAATGGTGAAGGCTGTTAA
- the fdhD gene encoding formate dehydrogenase accessory sulfurtransferase FdhD has protein sequence MSFVAPVTIQKITGNNLIEAPDLLAVEEPLEIRLGFGPIDDRQQRSVAVTMRTPGNDEELAMGFLFTEGIIQKPADIISCRHCVQDSAKDGNVIRVELNPDVPVDWSRLTRNTFTSSSCGLCGKTTIDAVMALTPGPISSDLLIEPTILHALPDRVRTTQRAFAYTGGIHAAALFDATGALLLVREDIGRHNALDKLIGAAFWQNWLPLSRYGVFLSGRIGVELVQKSWMAGLPLLAAVGAPSSLAVQMAQEADITLAGFVRDERFNIYSKPNRVSS, from the coding sequence ATGTCGTTCGTTGCGCCCGTTACCATACAGAAAATCACCGGCAACAATCTAATCGAAGCGCCTGACTTGCTGGCTGTTGAGGAGCCTCTCGAAATCCGGCTGGGATTTGGCCCAATCGATGACCGGCAGCAGCGTAGCGTTGCCGTTACGATGCGCACACCCGGCAATGACGAAGAGTTAGCGATGGGTTTTCTGTTTACAGAAGGAATCATTCAGAAACCCGCCGATATCATTTCGTGCCGACATTGTGTTCAGGATTCGGCCAAAGATGGGAACGTTATCCGGGTTGAACTTAATCCGGATGTACCGGTCGACTGGTCGCGACTAACACGGAATACGTTTACCTCATCGAGCTGTGGACTTTGTGGTAAAACCACTATCGATGCCGTAATGGCGCTTACACCAGGGCCGATTTCATCTGATTTATTGATCGAACCTACCATCCTGCATGCCTTACCTGACCGGGTCCGGACTACACAGCGAGCCTTTGCCTATACGGGCGGTATTCATGCAGCCGCCCTGTTCGATGCTACGGGTGCATTACTACTCGTTCGGGAAGATATTGGCCGACACAATGCCTTAGATAAACTCATTGGGGCTGCTTTCTGGCAAAACTGGCTACCATTAAGCCGTTATGGCGTATTTTTAAGTGGTCGCATCGGCGTTGAACTTGTTCAGAAAAGCTGGATGGCTGGTCTTCCACTATTGGCAGCCGTAGGAGCGCCGTCGAGTCTGGCCGTTCAGATGGCACAGGAGGCCGATATAACCCTGGCCGGTTTTGTACGGGATGAGCGCTTCAATATCTACAGTAAACCCAATCGGGTAAGTTCTTGA